The genomic window AACCCAAAACAGCTTTGTCTTCAAATTTTAAATCTTTCAGAACTTTCCCCAGCATCATGAGCACTATCGGGTGTCCACAGCCGGCGCAAAATTTTGACGGTGCTAAATTCGGCATACTATTTTAAAAATTTTATAATCTCTTCCGGTTCAATCCCCAAAGCCGGATGCTGTAAATATTCAAATGGAACTGAAACTTCCGGAGCCAGCTGGTCGCGCACTATCCTGGCCAACTGTCCCAAACTTGATTCAATAACGATGATTTTTTCTACATTCTTACAAACTTTATCCAATTCTTTTTTGGGAAACGGGCTTAAAGTGACAGGACGGAACAACCCGACTTTTTTTCCTTTCTCCCGCAGATGATCAACCGCGGACTTTGCACTCGCCCCGACAATTCCGTGAGCGATTAATAAAATCTTGGCATCTTTAGTTTGATATTCTTCGGCTTCGGCAATTTTTCCGGCCATTTTATGAAAATCTTTTTGCGACTCTAAAACATGGTCGTGCAACTCTTCCTCAAAGGTATAAATATTTCGCCAATGCCTGATTTCTTCGTCTTTGATAAACTGCTGGGCCGGAATATTTTTTAGACCATCTGTTAATTCTGAAAAATCAATCACACCCTTGGTTTTGAGCATGTAACCGTCAGTTAAAACAATCGCCGGAAAATGATACTGCCAAGCGTTATTAAACGCTTTTCTCGTCAACAAATAAAGCTCATCCAAATTTGCAGGAGAATAAACAATGCGCATTCCCTCGCCATTGCCCCCATAACAGGCCAAAATAACCTCCTGCTGGGAATAAATCACTGTGCCGGAGCTTGGCCCGCCTCTTTGCGCAATAACAGCCACAAAAGGCAACCTCATGCCTTCGGCCATGCTCAAGGCGTCCTGCATCAAGATATGTCCCGGCCCGGCCGTGGCCGTAAAACATTTCTGCCCGGCCAGCACTCCCCCGCAGACCCCAAAACCAGCCGCGATTTCATCTTCGGTCTGTAAATACTTACCGCCTTTTTTTATCCAACCGGTAAAAACCTCGGTTGCCGGCGTGATCGGGTAACCATACATCATTTCAGCCCCGGCATCCTGCGCTGCTCTGGCTACCACTTCGGCTCCGGTTGTAAATTGTTTTTTATTATTTAGCATACAAATTATATGGCCTCGGCCAACTGCAGTTCCTCTTGTGAATTAACTCCCAAGGCCTCTCTGGCATTGATCAGTACAGAAGAAGTTTTCTGTTCGTCATCAATTGCCTGTTTTACCAAATCCGTAAGATAATATTCCTGCTGAGCGTTATTATTTTTTAAATTCTTTAAATTTTTCCATAACCAATCTGCCTGAAAACAAAAGTAAGCCGGATTTATTTCTTTTATTTCTAATTCTTCCGCAGTCGCATCCTTTTTTTCAACAATTTTCGCAATGCGCCCATCGCTGTCACGCACGATTCTGCCAAAATTATAAAAAGGCATGCGCCAATCCTCAAAATCAGGTACAACAGCGGTCATCATTGTGATAATATCGTTATTATCCAAATGAATTTTTATCAATTTAGCAACTGATTGGCTGGTTAAATATGGATGGTCGCCATACAGCACGATAATATGGCCCACTTTATCTTTGAGCAAACTTTCGGCGCAAGCCACGGCGTGGCCGGTACCTAACTGTTCGGTTTGCACGGCAAAATTAACCCGATCACCCAAAAAATCACGCACCAAATTATTGGTATTACTTACCACCACCGTTGGTTTAATTCCCAAACCTTCAACCACCCTGACAACATAATCTACTATTGGCTTACCTTTTAATTGATGCAATACTTTTGGCAAATCACTTTTCATTCTTTTACCCTGACCAGCCGCCAAAATCACAGCGCCCACATTGGTAAATTGTTCTTGCGTCATAGAATTTTAGCCGTTTAAAACAATTTCAGCGATATCCGCAAACCGCTTTGCAACGGTTCCGTCTAAAAATTTTTGCTGGGTTTTTTCATCAGAATACTGGGAAATTTCCTGCCACAACGCCCGGCCGGCCAAAAATCCAACCGCCCCGGCCCCGACCGCTTCAACCAGTTCTTTTCTGAAAACTTCAAAAGAATCACCGCGAGTCAGCAATATCCAGGGGGTTTTGCCAACCATCTCCGTAATTTTTTTACACGATTTCGCGTCGCCCGGATATTCCAATTTCCAGACATCCGGAATAACATTTGCTGAAATAAATTTTTGGAGTGACCTTAGCACCCATTCAGAACGGCTCTTGCCCAACTCCTCATTGCCGTAAGTAACAATCTCCAAAAACAACGGTAAATCATTTTGGTGTGCGTCTGCCAAAGCTTGCTTGGTAACTTCAATTTGCGCCGCGCAACTATCGGCTTCGGGATTAAAATATATGAGTAATTTGACGCCGCTGGCCCCCCACTCTTTTAATTGACTCGCTGTGTACTCCAATTCAGTTAACCGTTCGCCTTTCACGTCACTATAACCGGTCTTTTCCAGACACAAAAGAAACGGTTTTTTCTTGTCATAGCCGGGCAAACCCCAATCCGGATCAAGCAAAACCCCGCTGAATTGATCTTCCAGCGCCCCGGTAATCATTGATTTTACTTTTATCACTTCCGCATCGGTGGCGGTCTCGGGCGCTTTTGGTTTTACGTATTTTTTAAAACTGCCCCGGTGATCAAGGGCTAACATTAAGTATTTTCCGGCTTTTTGAAATTGAGAAATAGACATATGCCGATATTATAACAAAGGGGCTTGACATAGGCAATACTGGTGGTATGCTGGAGGGAATATGCAGAATGAACCCTTAAGCATCAAAACCTGGTGGGGAGAAGGCGGGGAATATCATATCGGGGAAGCACCCAGCGCCTACGTAATGAAAGACGGTATTAATTTTATCTCCCAGTATCTAAATGGCGGTAATCCGCTGGTGGATTTTGGAGTTTGGAGCGGACGTAATTTGGAACCACTCCTGTCGCTCAAAAAAAATGTCATGGCCACTGATATAAATTCGGCCAGACCGGCTGTGGCCAAGGCCAAAGAACGCTTTCCACAAGTACAATTTTTTGAATCCCCCTTAACCGCTCTTCCTTTTGATTGCAATTCCATCGGCGGAGGCATTTGCTGGCGCGTTCTTCATAACCTGATCGGCACGGCTGAAATTATTAATTCACTTAAAGAAATAAACCGTGTTTTAATACCTAATGCACCTCTCTTGGTAGCTGTCCGCACTGAAGAAGAACCCATTGGAACCGGATTTTGGAAAAAACTATCCAGCTATATTAAACAAAAACCCAATGGCGCCGGCGGCTCCAGACGCGATATATATTTTACTGAAAAATCCTTCAATCTGCTGGCCACGCTAATGGGCTTTGAGGTTATCTTTTCCACTAAAATTTGGGAGAAAGAATCAATTAACGGACAGGAACTAAACAATCAATATTTAGTCGCCCATCTTCTTAAAAAGAAAAACACCATGGATAGGGCCTGGATCGCCATGGTGCAACAATTTATTATCCGCTTGGACTGATTATTTTTCGCCGTCCCATTCAGCCAAAAACTCTTCAATAAAATTATGAAGATACTGCTCTCTTTTTAAAGCAATAGCTTTGCCGAGTTTGGTATTCATCAGTTTCGGCAATTTGAAGGCCTTCTCGTAAAAATAATTAAAACTGGTGCCTTCTCTTTTTCTAAGCTGATAATCTTTTTTGCTCATCTTGCGGCGGGGTTTTCTTTTTGGATCATGAATCATGCGTTGGATATAACCGCCGGTGGCAAAAATCCGCGCTATCCCCAGCGCTCCAATAGTTTCCAGCCAGTCCGCGTCTTGAACAATTCTTCCTTCAATGGTTGATGGCACCCTGGTTTCACTGCCGTTAAATTGTGATTCGTCTATAATTTTTACTATTTTATCCTGCACATCTTTATCAATATCCAAAACATCCATCATTCCTAAAAGAATAAAAGGTCCCTTAAGGTCGCTCGTCTGATATTGTTGTCTGAAATTTTCAAATTCATGAAGTAGCACTGCCAATTCAACCAATTCCAAATTGCCGCCTTCAGCTTTCTGAATCCGTTTTGCCATTTGCCAAACCCGCTCCACATGATACCAATCATGGCCGGTGTGCTCGATTATAAGTTTTTGTTTGACGTATTCCGCTGTTTTTTGCACTAAATTTTGAGAAACAACCATAAATGAAATATCAAAATTTACGCCTCTAATTTACCACATTTGGGCATAGGGGTCAATTTCAACAAACAAAAAAGACCATTGTCCTGGCGGTGGCCTACTTTTGCCCGAGGGCTATCATCGGCGCTGGCTGGCTTAACTTCCGAGTTCGGGATGGGATCGGGTGTGACACAGCCGCTTGAACCACCAAGACAATGGTCTTTTTTAAATTTTTAAAACATTGGCATTGAACAGTCAACAATGGATATAAGCACAACTAAGTGCTTCTTTCGTGCGCTTGACTTATTAGTACGCCTCGGCTTAATCCCTTACAGGACTTATACCTAGCGCCTATCAACCTCGTAGTCTACAAGGAGTCTATAACGAATGTTAATCTTGAAGACGGCTTCACGCTTAGATGCTTTCAGCGTTTATCCGTGCCAAATGATAGCTACCCAGCATTGCCCTTGGTAAGACAACTGGTACACCAGAGATTTGTCCACTCCGGTCCTCTCGTACTAGGAGTGAGTCTTCTCAACATTCAACGCCCGCAACAGATAGGAGACCGAACTGTCTCACGACGTTCTGAACCCAGCTCACGTACCGCTTTAATTGGCGAACAGCCAAACCCTTGGGAGCTTCTCCACCCCCAGGATGCGATGAGCCGACATCGAGGTGCCAAACCTGGCCGTCTATATGGACTATCGGGCCAGATCAGCCTGTTATCCCCGGAGTAGCTTTTATCCGTTGATCTTCCACTCTCCTATATGAGGTGGTCGGTTCACTAACTTCCGCTTTCGCGACTGCTCGGGTTGTTGCCCTTGCAGTAAAGCCAGCTTTTGCGTTTGCACATCCAGCTCGATTTCCATCCGAGCTAAGCTGACCTTTGTAAACGCCTCCGTTACAATTTGGGAGGCAACCGCCCCAGTTAAACTACCCATCAGACACTGTCTCCTTTGGCCGATTCAGGTCAAAAGATTAGGCATAAAAATAAGTAAGGGTGGTGTCTCATTGGCGCCTTGCGGCTCCCACCTACGCTCAACATACTTGTCCTTATACCAATATCAAATTGTAGTAAAGCTTCACGGGGTCTTTTCGTCTAGTTGCGGGTAGGAGGCATCTTCACCTCCCTTGCAATTTCACTGAGTCCCTCGTTGAGACAGTCACACTATCGTTATGCCATTCGTGCGGGTCGGAACTCACCCGACAAGGAATTTCGCTACCTTAGGACGGTTATAGTTACCGCCGGCGTTCATCAGCGCTTCGGCTCAAGGCTTCAGCTTGCGCTTAACCTCTCCCCTTAACGTTCTGACACTGGCCAGGCATCACCCCCTATACTTCAGCTTGCGCTTTTGCAGGGAGCTGTGTTTTTGGTAAACAGTCGCAGTGTGTCTTTTGTTGAAACCCATCTTGCGATAGGCAGGCCTTATCCCTAAGTTACGGCCGTTGTATTGCAGAGTTCCTAAACGAGGGTTCTCTCATACGCCTTGGTCTACTCGACCTATCCACCTGTGTCGGTTTACGGTACGGATATATACAGCTTAACGATTTCTGCCTTTTCTAGGCACTTCCTCACCTTAAGTTGACTCCACCCGGGGGCTTCGTCTTCATCTTGCGATACGTATATAACCAAAATACGCTTAAAACTTAGAAATGCGCAACAGAAACCAAACTGTACATAGTGCTGGAATATTAACCAGCTCATCCATCGGTTACCCCGCCTTGCAGCGGACTGGCCTTAGGACCGACTAACCCTGGGTCGATTCTCGTTGCCCAGGAAACCTCGGATTTTCGGCGGGCAGGATTCGCACCTGCCTTTTTGCTACTTATGCCTGCATTCTTGCTTCTTTACACTCCACCGCGGCTCACGCCTACGGCTTCAGCGCGTAAAGAACATTCCTCTACCACATGCGCAGTGAACTTCGTTCTCGATCGCTCAAGAAAAAAGTTCACCGCACAAGTTCGCAGCTTCGGTACTACGTTTGAGTCCCGTACATTTTCGGTGCTAAAACTCTTGACCAGTGAGCTGTTACGCTTTCTTTAAAGGATGGCTGCTTCTAAGCCAACCTCCTGGTTGTATGAGAATTAAAACCGCCTTTGATACACTTAACGTAGATTTAGGGACCTTAGCTAGCGATCTGGACTGTTCTCCTTTTGACAATGGAGCTTAGCCCCCACTGTCTGACTCCCAAGTTTTGGCTACTGGCATTCGGAGTTTGATTGAAAACGGTATCCCGAAGGACCCAATTCTCATCCAGTGCTCTACCGCCAGCAGAAACACTTGAGGCTATACCTAGATATATTTCGAGGAAAACCAGCTATCACCGAGTTCGATTAGAATTTCTCTCCCATCCACAACTCATCTCCGCATGTTGCACGGTGCGTGAGTTCGGACCTCCCCCTGTATTTCTACAGGGTTCATCCTGGTCATGGATAGCTCACCCGGTTTCGGGTTATGTGCGTGCCACTTAACGCCCGTTAAGACTCGCTTTCGCTGCGCTTTCGGACCATAGGCCCTTAAGCTCGCGACACACAACATACTCGCAGGCTCATTCTTCAATAGGAACACGGTCATCCATCCCGACTTGCGCCGGAATCCGGACTCCCGCTCTTTGTAAGCACATGGTTTCAGATACTATTTCATCGCCCTCTCCGGGCTGCTTTTCACCTTTCCCTCGTGGTACTTGTCCACTATCGATCACTAAAAGTATTTAGCCTTAGGCCATAGTCGGCCTGGATTCAGACGGAATTTCACGAGTTCCGTCCTACTCAAGAACACTAACTATGATTTATTAACTCCTTTCGCGTACAGGACTGTTACCTTCTTTGGTCGTTCTTTCCAGAACGTTCTACTAGGAAAGTTAACTCTGTCACCCGACTCTATAGAAAGTCGGCGTTAGGTCTTACTACACCGTATAAACAACGGTCTACACCTTTAAAACTGCAGTTCAAAGTTAATCCGAAGACCAACAAATCACTACAGCAACATTTATGCGGTTTAGGCTGGTCCCTTTTCGCTCGCCGCTACTAAGGGAGTCTCTTTCGATTTCTTTTCCTCTGGCTACTGAGATGTTTCACTTCGCCAGGTCTTCTTCACACACCTATGTATTCAGTGTGTAATAAATGTGTCTTACGACACAAATGGGTTCCCCCATTCGGAAATCCCCGGGTCAAAGGTTGCTT from Patescibacteria group bacterium includes these protein-coding regions:
- a CDS encoding ferredoxin oxidoreductase, translated to MLNNKKQFTTGAEVVARAAQDAGAEMMYGYPITPATEVFTGWIKKGGKYLQTEDEIAAGFGVCGGVLAGQKCFTATAGPGHILMQDALSMAEGMRLPFVAVIAQRGGPSSGTVIYSQQEVILACYGGNGEGMRIVYSPANLDELYLLTRKAFNNAWQYHFPAIVLTDGYMLKTKGVIDFSELTDGLKNIPAQQFIKDEEIRHWRNIYTFEEELHDHVLESQKDFHKMAGKIAEAEEYQTKDAKILLIAHGIVGASAKSAVDHLREKGKKVGLFRPVTLSPFPKKELDKVCKNVEKIIVIESSLGQLARIVRDQLAPEVSVPFEYLQHPALGIEPEEIIKFLK
- a CDS encoding NTP transferase domain-containing protein, which translates into the protein MTQEQFTNVGAVILAAGQGKRMKSDLPKVLHQLKGKPIVDYVVRVVEGLGIKPTVVVSNTNNLVRDFLGDRVNFAVQTEQLGTGHAVACAESLLKDKVGHIIVLYGDHPYLTSQSVAKLIKIHLDNNDIITMMTAVVPDFEDWRMPFYNFGRIVRDSDGRIAKIVEKKDATAEELEIKEINPAYFCFQADWLWKNLKNLKNNNAQQEYYLTDLVKQAIDDEQKTSSVLINAREALGVNSQEELQLAEAI
- a CDS encoding DUF2090 domain-containing protein, which produces MSISQFQKAGKYLMLALDHRGSFKKYVKPKAPETATDAEVIKVKSMITGALEDQFSGVLLDPDWGLPGYDKKKPFLLCLEKTGYSDVKGERLTELEYTASQLKEWGASGVKLLIYFNPEADSCAAQIEVTKQALADAHQNDLPLFLEIVTYGNEELGKSRSEWVLRSLQKFISANVIPDVWKLEYPGDAKSCKKITEMVGKTPWILLTRGDSFEVFRKELVEAVGAGAVGFLAGRALWQEISQYSDEKTQQKFLDGTVAKRFADIAEIVLNG
- a CDS encoding methyltransferase domain-containing protein, coding for MQNEPLSIKTWWGEGGEYHIGEAPSAYVMKDGINFISQYLNGGNPLVDFGVWSGRNLEPLLSLKKNVMATDINSARPAVAKAKERFPQVQFFESPLTALPFDCNSIGGGICWRVLHNLIGTAEIINSLKEINRVLIPNAPLLVAVRTEEEPIGTGFWKKLSSYIKQKPNGAGGSRRDIYFTEKSFNLLATLMGFEVIFSTKIWEKESINGQELNNQYLVAHLLKKKNTMDRAWIAMVQQFIIRLD
- a CDS encoding HD domain-containing protein; protein product: MVVSQNLVQKTAEYVKQKLIIEHTGHDWYHVERVWQMAKRIQKAEGGNLELVELAVLLHEFENFRQQYQTSDLKGPFILLGMMDVLDIDKDVQDKIVKIIDESQFNGSETRVPSTIEGRIVQDADWLETIGALGIARIFATGGYIQRMIHDPKRKPRRKMSKKDYQLRKREGTSFNYFYEKAFKLPKLMNTKLGKAIALKREQYLHNFIEEFLAEWDGEK